From Bradyrhizobium diazoefficiens, the proteins below share one genomic window:
- a CDS encoding ABC transporter ATP-binding protein has protein sequence MKVVPSRSSEWVRPVTSRKPVSAIIEIDRVSQVFQTSARKDHVALSDISLTIEEGAFVSILGPSGCGKSTLLYIVGGFVSPTSGAAKMKGQAITGPGPDRGPVFQEFALFPWKTVLGNVIYGPRQQGVRAAEAEAQSLALIEMVGLKGYENFYPKELSGGMKQRVALARTLAYHPEVLLMDEPFGALDAHTRTRLQNDLLNIWERDRKTVLFVTHSVDEAVFLSDKVVMMSKSPGRIRETIDIDLPRPRRRNELLLDPRYQKYVVDIERMFDEVDESGSSS, from the coding sequence ATGAAGGTAGTGCCTTCGAGATCGAGCGAATGGGTGAGACCGGTGACGTCACGAAAGCCGGTTTCTGCGATCATCGAAATCGACCGCGTCTCGCAGGTCTTCCAGACCTCGGCGCGCAAGGATCATGTGGCATTGTCGGACATCTCCTTGACGATCGAGGAGGGGGCGTTCGTCTCCATCCTTGGTCCGTCCGGCTGTGGCAAGTCCACGCTGCTTTACATCGTCGGTGGCTTCGTCAGTCCAACCAGCGGCGCGGCGAAGATGAAGGGACAGGCGATTACGGGCCCGGGGCCGGATCGTGGACCGGTGTTTCAGGAATTCGCGTTGTTCCCTTGGAAGACGGTGCTCGGCAACGTCATCTATGGGCCGCGCCAGCAGGGCGTGCGAGCCGCAGAGGCTGAAGCACAGAGCCTAGCTCTGATCGAAATGGTCGGCCTCAAGGGCTACGAGAACTTCTATCCGAAGGAACTGTCGGGCGGCATGAAGCAGCGGGTCGCGCTGGCCCGAACGCTCGCCTATCACCCCGAAGTCCTGTTGATGGACGAACCGTTTGGTGCGCTCGATGCACACACCCGGACACGTTTGCAAAACGACCTCCTGAATATCTGGGAGCGTGACCGCAAGACAGTGCTGTTCGTCACCCATTCGGTCGACGAAGCTGTGTTCCTCTCGGACAAGGTCGTGATGATGTCGAAATCTCCCGGCCGCATTCGCGAAACCATCGATATCGATCTGCCACGGCCGCGGCGCCGCAACGAGCTTTTGCTCGATCCGCGCTATCAAAAATACGTCGTCGATATTGAACGCATGTTCGATGAGGTCGACGAGAGCGGATCATCGTCATGA
- the ilvD gene encoding dihydroxy-acid dehydratase — MKKLRSRITTDGIDRAPHRAFMRAMGLDDAAIAKPMVGIVSMKGEQTPCNMTHDFQVAAAKTAIEEAGGTPREFSTISVSDGISMNHEGMKFSLFSRELIADSIEAVVHGLAYDALIGYGGCDKTLPGVMMGMVRCNMPSIFIYGGSSLPGRIDSRTLTVLDSYEAVGSFMTGEIDAATLERIERACLPTIGACAGQFTANTMGMVSEAMGLTIPNVSMVPGVYAERAQMSRRAGRLVMEMLKRGGPLPRDIVTRKSLENGAAIVAATGGSTNAALHLPAIANEAGIAFTIDDVGEVFARTPLIGNLRPGGKYTAKDVYDIGGAAVVIRELIQGGYVDGSCLTITGRTLAEEYGAANAPDGEVVYAARAPIMPDGGVAVLKGNLCPDGAVIKVAGLKSQFFEGVARVFEDEEACVAAVRDRSYKAGEVLVIRNEGPVGGPGMREMLGVTALIYGQGMGEKVALITDGRFSGATRGMCIGYVSPEAFVGGPLALVHDGDKIRIDAAGRRMDLLVDEQELVARRNDWKQRPPRHRAGALAKYARLVGQAPGGAVTHQGPAEWPWFD; from the coding sequence ATGAAGAAGTTGCGATCACGGATAACGACTGACGGTATCGACCGGGCTCCGCACCGGGCCTTCATGCGCGCTATGGGTTTGGATGATGCGGCCATCGCCAAGCCGATGGTGGGCATTGTCAGCATGAAGGGCGAGCAGACGCCCTGCAACATGACTCACGATTTCCAGGTGGCCGCGGCTAAGACCGCGATCGAAGAGGCCGGCGGCACGCCGCGCGAATTCTCAACGATCTCCGTGTCCGATGGCATCAGCATGAATCATGAGGGAATGAAATTCTCTTTGTTTTCGCGCGAGCTGATCGCCGACTCCATCGAGGCCGTCGTTCACGGCCTCGCTTACGACGCGCTGATCGGATATGGCGGATGCGACAAGACGCTTCCCGGCGTCATGATGGGCATGGTTCGTTGCAACATGCCGTCTATCTTCATTTATGGCGGCAGCTCGCTCCCGGGCCGTATCGACAGCCGAACGCTGACCGTGCTCGACTCCTATGAAGCAGTCGGCAGCTTCATGACCGGTGAGATCGACGCTGCCACGCTCGAGCGGATCGAGCGCGCGTGCCTGCCGACCATCGGTGCCTGCGCAGGCCAGTTCACCGCGAACACCATGGGAATGGTGTCGGAGGCGATGGGCTTGACCATCCCCAACGTCTCGATGGTGCCCGGCGTCTATGCCGAGCGCGCGCAGATGTCGCGCCGCGCGGGGCGGCTCGTTATGGAGATGCTGAAGCGTGGCGGACCGCTGCCGCGCGACATCGTGACGCGAAAGTCGCTGGAAAACGGCGCGGCGATCGTGGCCGCGACGGGGGGCTCGACCAACGCCGCGCTGCACCTTCCGGCAATTGCGAACGAGGCCGGCATCGCGTTCACGATCGATGATGTCGGCGAGGTCTTTGCCAGGACGCCGCTGATCGGAAACTTGCGGCCCGGGGGCAAGTACACGGCGAAAGACGTCTACGATATCGGCGGCGCGGCCGTTGTGATCCGCGAGCTGATCCAGGGCGGGTATGTCGATGGCAGCTGCTTGACCATCACGGGGCGTACGCTCGCGGAAGAATACGGCGCGGCAAACGCGCCCGATGGCGAGGTCGTCTACGCGGCCCGCGCGCCGATCATGCCCGACGGCGGTGTTGCAGTGCTGAAGGGCAATCTCTGCCCCGATGGTGCCGTCATCAAGGTCGCGGGCTTGAAGAGTCAGTTTTTTGAAGGCGTGGCGCGCGTCTTCGAGGATGAGGAGGCTTGCGTCGCGGCTGTTCGTGACCGCAGCTACAAGGCCGGCGAAGTTTTGGTGATCCGCAACGAAGGGCCGGTCGGTGGCCCCGGCATGCGCGAGATGCTCGGCGTCACCGCGCTGATCTACGGCCAGGGCATGGGCGAGAAGGTGGCCCTGATCACGGACGGGCGGTTCTCCGGCGCGACCCGCGGAATGTGTATCGGCTATGTGTCGCCGGAAGCATTCGTCGGCGGTCCGCTGGCGCTTGTCCACGATGGTGACAAGATCCGGATTGATGCCGCTGGCCGCCGCATGGACCTTCTGGTCGACGAGCAGGAGCTCGTTGCACGCCGAAATGATTGGAAGCAACGCCCGCCGCGTCATCGCGCGGGTGCGCTGGCAAAATATGCGCGGCTGGTTGGCCAGGCGCCTGGTGGCGCAGTCACGCATCAGGGGCCGGCGGAGTGGCCGTGGTTCGACTGA
- a CDS encoding ABC transporter substrate-binding protein, translated as MRAVSKWMLALGAVATMISGASPSWAQQTIRVGWTIPAEESKYWMMRRPAEFPDIGKTYNIEWTQFQGTAPMTQALAAGALDCATQAPLSLANGVVGGNLKAYIVAQHVFEKPGGFSVYWAVMDDSPIKTIADLKGKTVGISVIGGGTQGPFNLLLKQNGVDPAKDIKLVEVGFAVSEDALRQGRVDAVNMNQPFAARAEAKGGTRKLFSLSQAMPNIVHILEACRADFVDKNPELVKAYVRDITSGMKKALANREETLKVVNEVLKAPIPVLESYLLKDNDFGRDPGAAPNFPAIQKMLDIYADTGMLPKLDVAQFKHPTIVAPLQ; from the coding sequence ATGCGGGCAGTTTCGAAGTGGATGCTGGCACTGGGGGCTGTGGCGACCATGATTTCGGGGGCTAGCCCCTCATGGGCGCAGCAGACAATCCGCGTCGGCTGGACCATCCCGGCCGAGGAATCCAAATACTGGATGATGCGCAGGCCGGCCGAATTCCCCGATATCGGCAAGACCTACAATATCGAATGGACCCAATTCCAAGGTACAGCGCCGATGACGCAGGCGCTCGCGGCCGGCGCGCTCGACTGCGCGACGCAGGCACCGCTGTCGCTCGCCAACGGCGTGGTCGGCGGCAATCTCAAGGCCTACATCGTGGCCCAGCACGTGTTCGAAAAGCCCGGCGGCTTTTCGGTCTACTGGGCGGTCATGGACGACTCCCCGATCAAAACGATCGCCGATCTCAAGGGTAAGACGGTCGGCATTTCCGTGATCGGCGGCGGTACGCAGGGGCCGTTCAACCTGCTCCTGAAGCAGAATGGCGTCGATCCGGCCAAGGACATCAAGCTGGTCGAAGTCGGCTTTGCCGTTTCGGAAGACGCGTTGCGCCAGGGCCGTGTCGATGCGGTCAACATGAACCAGCCATTTGCGGCGCGAGCGGAGGCCAAGGGCGGCACCCGAAAGCTGTTCTCTTTGTCGCAGGCCATGCCGAACATCGTGCATATCCTGGAAGCCTGCCGTGCCGATTTCGTCGACAAGAACCCGGAGTTGGTCAAGGCCTATGTCCGCGATATCACGTCGGGCATGAAGAAGGCGCTGGCGAACCGCGAAGAGACGCTGAAGGTGGTCAATGAGGTTCTGAAGGCGCCCATTCCGGTTCTTGAGAGTTACCTGCTCAAGGACAACGACTTTGGCCGCGATCCCGGGGCGGCACCGAATTTCCCGGCGATCCAGAAGATGCTGGATATCTATGCGGATACGGGAATGCTTCCCAAACTGGATGTCGCGCAGTTCAAGCATCCGACGATCGTCGCGCCGCTGCAATAA
- a CDS encoding NAD(P)-dependent oxidoreductase — protein MADASKSNPQPVERLGYLGLGLMGTPMTLRLLKAGYHVSVWNRSEGKVAPLVEAGAKHMGTPRDLLANSDIVFMCVTDAAAVEEVIFGPEGLAAAPGAGKLVVDFSSIHPKAARELAGRLKAANGASWIDAPASGGTKGAEEGTLAIMAGGAADDIERARPYVLAMARRFTHMGPTGAGQTTKLCNQVIVGCAMAVLAEATRLASNAGIDASRLPEALAGGFADSIPLQLFVPRMVQGIHSPPLGHIATMLKDLDTVADVAQATSTPVPMATLAGQIFRLAKAARGANADALEIYKLSAIDR, from the coding sequence ATGGCTGACGCGAGCAAGTCAAACCCGCAACCCGTCGAGAGGCTCGGCTATCTCGGCCTCGGCCTGATGGGGACGCCGATGACCCTGCGCCTGCTCAAGGCTGGCTATCACGTCAGCGTCTGGAACCGTTCGGAGGGCAAGGTAGCTCCGCTTGTCGAGGCCGGCGCCAAGCATATGGGCACGCCTCGTGACCTATTGGCGAATTCCGACATCGTGTTCATGTGCGTGACGGATGCCGCTGCCGTCGAAGAGGTCATCTTCGGGCCGGAGGGTCTTGCGGCGGCCCCCGGCGCTGGCAAGCTCGTGGTCGATTTCTCGTCGATCCATCCAAAGGCCGCGCGTGAGCTGGCCGGGAGATTGAAAGCTGCGAACGGCGCCAGCTGGATCGATGCACCGGCGTCCGGGGGCACCAAGGGTGCCGAAGAAGGTACGCTCGCCATCATGGCCGGCGGTGCAGCCGATGATATCGAGAGGGCGCGGCCTTACGTGCTGGCCATGGCGCGCAGATTCACCCACATGGGCCCTACCGGCGCTGGCCAGACTACAAAGCTCTGCAATCAGGTCATCGTCGGATGCGCAATGGCCGTCCTTGCGGAGGCAACGCGCCTTGCCTCGAATGCTGGAATTGACGCAAGCCGACTGCCCGAGGCGCTCGCCGGCGGCTTTGCGGATTCGATCCCGCTTCAGCTGTTCGTGCCTCGGATGGTCCAGGGCATTCACTCTCCGCCGCTCGGGCACATCGCGACGATGCTCAAGGACCTCGACACGGTTGCCGACGTTGCCCAGGCGACGTCGACGCCGGTGCCGATGGCGACCCTCGCGGGACAGATCTTCAGGCTTGCCAAGGCTGCACGCGGCGCAAACGCGGATGCTTTGGAAATCTACAAACTCTCGGCTATTGACCGTTGA
- a CDS encoding flavin reductase family protein, whose translation MNDQPKQPAAPDPADEFASDSSRIDPRDFRNALGAYGTGVTIITAMAADGKPYGITCNSFASVSLNPPLILWSLGVYSSSLTVFQSASHFTVHVLGTSQQALANKFAKSSEDKFAGVDWTPGLANAPVLAESVANFQCRSVNRYYGGDHVIFLGAVEAYAYNANEPLLFARGTYGRFLADDERKKSS comes from the coding sequence ATGAATGATCAGCCAAAGCAGCCGGCCGCTCCCGATCCAGCCGACGAATTCGCGAGCGACAGCTCGCGGATTGACCCGCGTGATTTTCGCAACGCGCTCGGCGCGTACGGAACGGGCGTAACGATCATCACAGCGATGGCCGCTGATGGGAAGCCGTATGGTATCACCTGCAACTCGTTCGCATCGGTCTCCTTGAATCCTCCCCTGATCCTCTGGAGCCTCGGAGTGTACTCCTCGAGCCTGACCGTGTTTCAGAGCGCCAGCCACTTTACTGTCCACGTGCTGGGCACATCGCAGCAGGCACTTGCAAACAAATTTGCAAAGTCGTCCGAGGACAAGTTCGCTGGCGTGGACTGGACGCCGGGCCTCGCCAACGCACCGGTGCTTGCCGAGAGCGTGGCCAATTTTCAGTGCCGATCCGTCAATCGCTACTATGGCGGCGATCACGTGATCTTTCTCGGTGCGGTCGAGGCCTATGCCTACAACGCAAACGAGCCGCTGCTGTTTGCGCGGGGGACGTACGGCCGGTTTCTGGCCGACGACGAGCGCAAGAAGTCGTCGTAA
- a CDS encoding acyl-CoA dehydrogenase family protein, with translation MARGQEPSMGQPAGIDSGDRAYATMIARVRSLVPQLRERAARTEELRHLPPETERDLHDAGLFRMLQPKRIGGAELDYVALIDCAELLGRADASVAWNFANLASHHWMLGMFEHSAQDLVWGRDPDVLIASSFIFPAGRARKVEGGYRLHGSWPFSSGVGSCAWNMLASVVSSEDEADGIEYRIFLLPKADYKILDTWNVAGLRGTGSSDVEVRDAFVAEHMTVAVGDLAGGATPGSKVNPNPLYALPVFSLFPYVLSGVALGNAQACLDDYTEVARHRISTYNRAKLSDFQSTQIKIAEASAKIDAARLIMRSACIEAMEHARRNHGPDMATKTRYRRDGAFSVNLCTDAVSMLFSASGARGLFTTGVLQRQFRDAHAINSHLAFNFDAAGTNYGRVALGLPSENLTL, from the coding sequence ATGGCGCGTGGTCAAGAGCCGAGCATGGGGCAGCCGGCGGGGATAGACTCCGGCGATCGAGCCTATGCGACGATGATTGCAAGGGTCCGGTCGCTCGTGCCTCAGCTGCGGGAACGCGCGGCTCGCACTGAGGAACTACGGCACCTGCCACCCGAGACCGAGCGGGACCTGCACGATGCCGGCCTGTTCCGCATGCTTCAGCCGAAACGGATCGGTGGCGCCGAGCTCGATTACGTCGCCCTGATCGATTGCGCTGAATTGCTCGGACGGGCCGACGCATCGGTGGCCTGGAATTTCGCCAATCTGGCGAGCCACCACTGGATGCTCGGCATGTTCGAGCACAGTGCGCAGGATCTGGTCTGGGGCCGAGACCCGGACGTGCTGATCGCGTCGTCGTTCATCTTCCCCGCCGGTCGCGCCAGGAAAGTCGAGGGCGGATATCGGCTGCACGGAAGCTGGCCCTTCTCATCGGGAGTCGGCTCCTGTGCGTGGAACATGCTCGCAAGCGTCGTTTCGTCCGAGGACGAGGCTGACGGTATCGAATACCGTATCTTCCTGCTGCCCAAGGCCGACTACAAGATCCTCGATACCTGGAATGTCGCCGGACTGCGCGGCACCGGGTCGTCGGATGTCGAGGTCAGGGATGCCTTCGTGGCCGAGCATATGACGGTCGCCGTGGGCGATCTTGCGGGAGGCGCAACGCCCGGAAGCAAGGTGAATCCCAATCCGCTGTATGCGCTGCCTGTGTTCTCGCTGTTTCCTTATGTTCTCTCCGGTGTTGCGCTAGGGAACGCGCAGGCATGCCTGGACGACTATACCGAGGTCGCGCGTCACCGCATATCGACGTACAACCGCGCCAAGCTGAGCGATTTTCAAAGTACGCAAATCAAGATCGCGGAGGCATCCGCCAAGATCGATGCTGCACGCCTCATCATGCGCTCGGCCTGTATCGAGGCGATGGAGCACGCGCGACGCAACCACGGTCCCGACATGGCGACCAAGACCAGATATCGGCGCGACGGGGCGTTCTCGGTCAATCTGTGCACAGATGCCGTCTCGATGCTGTTTTCGGCGAGCGGAGCACGCGGCCTGTTCACGACGGGGGTGTTGCAGAGGCAATTCCGCGATGCGCATGCGATCAATTCGCACCTCGCATTCAATTTCGATGCGGCCGGAACCAACTATGGACGCGTGGCACTCGGGCTGCCGTCCGAGAATCTCACCTTGTGA
- a CDS encoding CaiB/BaiF CoA-transferase family protein, with the protein MSTKPQLPERSSRAAGAPTALDGLLVVDFTRVVAGPACTQTLADFGARVIKIENPDGGDDTRAYEHAEIGGESAAYLSLNRNKSGIALDLAVPEAREIARDLIRQADVVVENFSSGVMKKFGLDYEAVAPLNPRLVYCSISAYGRTGPFASRPGFDPITQAESGFMSLNGFADGPAVRTGPPIVDMATGMSACNAILLALLARDRLGRGQHVEVALFDVAMGMTGFYGMAYLINGENPGRFGNSPSGSPTVGVYEASDGPLYMACANDRLYRRLVVEVLNRPDLITEPRFATRKARSENKELLRAAIAEVFATDSLENWMAKMKLANIPVGYLRTVEEGFNAPEARERARLSRIPHRTAQWVPNIEPPITMGLTGAVDPVAAPLLGEHTEGIMRETLGYDERRIAALAEKGAFGPRKGTDAV; encoded by the coding sequence ATGTCCACCAAGCCTCAATTGCCGGAACGTTCGTCGCGGGCGGCGGGAGCTCCTACCGCACTTGATGGTCTGCTGGTGGTTGATTTCACGCGCGTGGTCGCGGGTCCGGCCTGCACACAGACGCTCGCCGATTTCGGCGCCCGCGTCATCAAGATCGAAAACCCCGATGGTGGCGACGACACGCGCGCCTATGAACATGCCGAGATCGGCGGCGAAAGCGCTGCCTATCTCAGCCTGAACCGTAACAAAAGCGGCATCGCGCTCGATCTTGCCGTGCCGGAGGCGCGTGAGATCGCGCGGGATCTGATCCGCCAAGCGGACGTGGTCGTGGAGAATTTTTCCAGCGGGGTCATGAAGAAGTTCGGCCTCGACTACGAAGCAGTCGCGCCGCTCAATCCGCGGCTGGTCTATTGCTCGATCTCCGCTTACGGACGCACCGGGCCGTTTGCCTCGCGCCCCGGCTTCGACCCCATCACGCAGGCGGAGAGCGGCTTCATGTCGCTCAACGGGTTTGCCGATGGTCCGGCGGTTCGGACCGGTCCGCCGATTGTCGACATGGCAACTGGGATGTCTGCCTGCAATGCCATCCTGCTGGCGCTGTTGGCGCGGGATCGGCTCGGCCGCGGGCAGCACGTCGAGGTCGCCCTGTTCGACGTCGCCATGGGGATGACGGGCTTCTACGGCATGGCTTATCTGATCAACGGCGAGAATCCCGGCCGGTTCGGCAATTCGCCGAGCGGGTCTCCGACCGTCGGTGTTTACGAGGCATCCGATGGCCCGCTCTACATGGCTTGCGCCAATGATCGGTTGTACCGACGGCTGGTGGTCGAGGTGCTGAACCGCCCGGATCTCATCACCGAGCCGCGCTTCGCCACGCGGAAGGCCCGCTCAGAGAACAAGGAGCTCCTGCGTGCGGCCATCGCGGAGGTGTTTGCAACCGACAGCCTCGAGAACTGGATGGCGAAGATGAAGCTGGCCAATATCCCTGTCGGCTATCTCCGGACCGTGGAGGAGGGATTCAATGCGCCCGAAGCGCGCGAACGCGCGCGCCTGAGCCGGATCCCGCATCGCACGGCGCAGTGGGTGCCGAACATCGAGCCACCGATCACGATGGGCCTGACCGGGGCAGTTGATCCCGTAGCCGCGCCGTTGTTGGGCGAGCATACCGAGGGCATCATGCGTGAGACGCTTGGTTACGATGAGCGTCGGATCGCGGCGTTGGCCGAGAAGGGAGCCTTTGGGCCGCGCAAGGGCACGGACGCGGTCTGA
- a CDS encoding GNAT family N-acetyltransferase, which translates to MYRIRIVDTSDDDVADTLADLHRLTFFDAAAMPQFDLGAWWLAYQGNDAVAFAGVVASTYARNCGYFSRVGVLQRHWGRGLQLRLMRAIEARGRRIGWDGIVSDTTDNPVSANNFIQAGYRLYEPKVPWAWSHTLYWRRSLR; encoded by the coding sequence ATGTACAGAATTCGTATCGTCGATACGTCTGATGATGACGTTGCCGACACCCTGGCTGATCTGCATCGGTTGACGTTCTTCGATGCGGCGGCGATGCCGCAGTTCGACCTCGGTGCGTGGTGGCTCGCCTATCAGGGTAACGATGCGGTCGCCTTCGCGGGTGTTGTTGCGTCCACCTACGCACGCAATTGCGGCTACTTCTCCAGGGTCGGGGTCTTGCAGCGGCATTGGGGGAGGGGACTTCAGCTCAGGCTGATGCGAGCGATCGAAGCGCGGGGGCGGCGCATCGGATGGGACGGCATCGTCTCCGATACCACCGATAATCCGGTGTCTGCCAATAATTTCATCCAGGCAGGCTATCGGCTCTATGAACCCAAGGTGCCCTGGGCCTGGTCGCATACCCTCTATTGGCGAAGGTCGCTTCGCTGA